Proteins from a genomic interval of Diaphorobacter sp. HDW4A:
- a CDS encoding O-acetylhomoserine aminocarboxypropyltransferase/cysteine synthase family protein: protein MTDSTQKNGDREFGFGTRAIHAGAQPDPVTGARATPIHQTTSFVFDNAEHASSLFNLQTFGNVYSRISNPTVAVFEERIASLENGRAAMACASGMAAQMAALLAILKNGDHIVAASTLYGGTVGQLGVGFARMGITTTFVDPADPDNFTRAMQPNTRAVYAETIGNPLVNVIDIAAIAEVAHAHGVPLVIDNTVASPYLCNPLAFGADIVVHSATKYIGGHGTTMGGVIVEGGKFPWDNGKFPEMVEPSRAYHGVKFYETFGDFGYTMKARMEVNRTFGGVLSPMNAWQLLQGAETLHLRMREHCRNALAVARHLQQHPLVEWVNYPGLENSPYFDLAKKQFRCVDGQPGASGILTFGVKGGAATGEKFIDACEFLSHLANIGDAKTLVIHPASTTHRQLTQEELRKAGVSPDMVRLSVGIEEVDDILWDIDQALTRSQR, encoded by the coding sequence ATGACAGATTCCACACAAAAAAATGGTGATCGCGAGTTCGGTTTCGGCACGCGCGCCATCCATGCCGGTGCGCAGCCCGACCCCGTGACCGGCGCACGCGCCACGCCGATCCACCAGACCACCAGCTTCGTCTTCGACAACGCCGAGCACGCATCGAGCCTGTTCAATCTGCAGACCTTTGGCAACGTCTACAGCCGCATCAGCAACCCCACGGTCGCGGTGTTTGAAGAGCGCATCGCCAGCCTCGAGAACGGCCGCGCAGCCATGGCCTGCGCAAGCGGCATGGCCGCGCAGATGGCGGCGCTGCTGGCAATTCTGAAGAACGGCGACCATATCGTCGCGGCCAGCACGCTGTATGGCGGAACGGTCGGCCAGCTCGGCGTGGGCTTTGCGCGCATGGGCATCACGACCACGTTCGTAGATCCCGCCGATCCCGACAATTTCACGCGTGCGATGCAGCCCAACACGCGCGCCGTCTACGCCGAAACCATCGGCAACCCGCTCGTCAACGTGATCGACATCGCGGCAATTGCCGAAGTCGCCCACGCGCACGGCGTGCCGCTCGTGATCGACAACACCGTCGCCAGCCCCTACCTGTGCAACCCGCTCGCGTTCGGCGCCGACATCGTGGTGCACAGTGCCACCAAGTACATCGGCGGCCACGGCACAACCATGGGCGGCGTGATCGTCGAGGGCGGCAAATTTCCGTGGGACAACGGCAAATTCCCCGAGATGGTGGAGCCCAGCCGCGCCTACCACGGGGTGAAGTTCTACGAAACGTTTGGCGACTTCGGCTACACCATGAAGGCACGCATGGAGGTCAACCGCACCTTCGGCGGCGTGCTCTCGCCAATGAACGCCTGGCAATTGCTGCAGGGCGCGGAAACGCTGCATCTGCGCATGCGCGAGCACTGCCGCAATGCGCTGGCCGTGGCACGCCATCTGCAGCAGCATCCGCTCGTGGAATGGGTGAACTACCCAGGCCTCGAAAACTCGCCGTATTTCGATCTCGCGAAGAAGCAATTCCGCTGCGTGGATGGACAACCGGGCGCGTCCGGCATCCTCACCTTTGGCGTAAAGGGCGGCGCGGCGACGGGCGAAAAATTCATCGACGCTTGCGAGTTCCTGAGCCACCTCGCCAACATTGGCGACGCGAAAACGCTGGTGATTCATCCGGCCTCGACGACGCATCGGCAGCTCACCCAGGAGGAGCTGCGAAAGGCCGGTGTGTCGCCCGACATGGTCCGCCTCTCGGTCGGCATCGAGGAGGTGGACGATATCCTCTGGGACATTGATCAGGCACTCACGCGATCGCAGCGCTGA
- a CDS encoding CoA-binding protein encodes MLQTPDTVSTLREILTQCRTIAVVGLSPQWHRPSHFAAKYMQAHGYRIIPVNPLVAKEGGEVLGEKAWTSVTEAAAALKQDGVHIDMVDCFRKSEDIPPIADEAIAIGAKCLWLQLGVFAGDATGAKVEAAGLQVIQNRCVKIEHARLFGGLGWMGVNTKVISAKRLQQLPY; translated from the coding sequence ATGCTTCAAACACCCGACACCGTCAGCACGCTGCGCGAGATTCTCACGCAGTGCCGCACCATCGCCGTGGTAGGCCTGTCGCCGCAATGGCACCGCCCCAGCCACTTCGCCGCCAAGTACATGCAGGCGCACGGCTACCGCATCATTCCCGTGAACCCACTGGTCGCCAAAGAAGGCGGCGAAGTCCTTGGCGAGAAGGCCTGGACCAGCGTGACCGAAGCCGCCGCCGCGCTGAAGCAGGACGGTGTGCACATCGACATGGTCGACTGCTTCCGCAAGAGCGAGGACATTCCTCCAATCGCCGATGAAGCCATCGCCATCGGTGCGAAATGCCTGTGGCTGCAACTCGGCGTGTTCGCGGGCGATGCCACGGGAGCGAAGGTCGAAGCCGCAGGTCTGCAGGTGATACAGAACCGCTGTGTGAAGATCGAACACGCGCGCCTTTTCGGCGGCCTCGGTTGGATGGGAGTGAACACCAAGGTCATCTCCGCCAAGCGCCTGCAGCAGTTGCCGTATTGA
- a CDS encoding thioredoxin family protein, with amino-acid sequence MPVLCRRSLIASATWLAFATALTAFASASVGQKAPEFTLASTNGKPVKLADFKGQYVVLEWTNPGCPFVRKHYESGNMPSTQKLAKEQGIVWLAINSTETASGDYLEPSKLAQWINADHKGMPSAILMDQDGIVGKAYGARTTPHMYIINPQGTLVYAGGIDSIPSARKEDIDKAMNYVKAALTDIKASRPIAQASTKPYGCSIKYKD; translated from the coding sequence ATGCCCGTCTTGTGCCGCCGCAGCCTCATCGCGTCCGCCACGTGGCTCGCATTCGCCACCGCGCTGACTGCATTCGCCAGTGCCTCCGTCGGCCAGAAGGCTCCGGAATTCACACTCGCAAGCACCAACGGAAAACCCGTGAAACTCGCCGATTTCAAGGGCCAATATGTGGTGCTGGAATGGACCAACCCTGGCTGCCCATTCGTGCGCAAGCACTACGAGAGCGGCAACATGCCGTCCACGCAAAAGCTCGCCAAGGAGCAAGGTATTGTCTGGCTCGCCATTAACTCAACCGAGACGGCCAGCGGCGATTATCTTGAGCCCTCCAAGCTCGCCCAGTGGATCAATGCCGACCATAAGGGCATGCCCAGCGCCATTCTCATGGATCAGGATGGCATTGTCGGCAAGGCCTACGGCGCGCGCACCACGCCGCACATGTACATCATCAATCCACAAGGCACGCTGGTGTATGCGGGCGGCATCGACAGCATTCCTTCGGCACGCAAGGAAGACATCGACAAGGCCATGAACTATGTGAAGGCCGCGCTCACCGACATCAAGGCGAGCAGACCCATCGCGCAGGCGTCGACCAAGCCCTACGGGTGCAGCATCAAATACAAGGACTGA
- a CDS encoding GGDEF domain-containing protein, which yields MNSFRPDFLTAFGMTALAAFTVSWVMWILGRQHWRQGMSQAVLSTLMCGVAYTCFALQSKLGIMALQVTAKILISVAIAAFTIALQRFRQSTHWPRDWATIVLPIAGSLFLAALYVPKDLPGFNRMQTVITVLQTFSTLQVLYRMRPSTPGIGWTLVTASVYGQILSIVPLVFVKDRPSPGVSADMPLASLIAMWALCLVLFLKLVVTSIGFLIMLRDRQAALEQHKAMLDPLTQLNNRTALIRDMTKAMNIAARNEKPLSVMIMDIDHFKRVNDKFGHLAGDQVIQLVARVLQQQSRGKDVVSRYGGEEFVLVLPDTLPHEALIAAQRMCRAIRNTPLVLPSGEKLNVTVSVGIFSDVPVLGAHWEPMVEAADAAMYRAKRSGRDRVVISASSKGATPALVAVA from the coding sequence ATGAACTCCTTCCGGCCCGACTTTCTCACCGCCTTCGGCATGACCGCGCTGGCCGCGTTCACCGTGTCGTGGGTGATGTGGATCCTTGGCCGCCAGCATTGGCGGCAGGGCATGTCGCAGGCCGTTCTGAGCACGCTGATGTGCGGCGTGGCCTACACCTGCTTTGCCTTGCAGAGCAAGCTGGGCATCATGGCATTACAGGTCACTGCCAAGATCCTCATCAGCGTCGCGATTGCGGCATTCACCATTGCACTGCAGCGCTTTCGCCAGAGCACCCACTGGCCGCGCGACTGGGCAACGATAGTGCTGCCCATAGCAGGCTCGCTGTTTCTTGCAGCGCTCTATGTGCCCAAGGACCTGCCCGGCTTCAACCGCATGCAGACCGTCATCACCGTGCTGCAGACGTTCTCCACACTTCAGGTGCTCTATCGCATGCGCCCGAGCACGCCCGGCATCGGCTGGACGCTGGTGACCGCATCGGTCTACGGCCAGATTCTGTCCATCGTGCCGCTGGTTTTCGTAAAGGACAGGCCCTCGCCCGGCGTGAGTGCGGACATGCCGCTCGCCAGCCTGATCGCCATGTGGGCGCTGTGTCTGGTGCTGTTTCTCAAGCTGGTAGTGACCTCGATCGGCTTTCTCATCATGTTGCGCGACCGGCAGGCGGCACTAGAACAGCACAAGGCCATGCTCGACCCGCTCACGCAATTGAACAACCGCACCGCCCTGATCCGCGACATGACCAAAGCCATGAACATCGCCGCGCGCAACGAGAAGCCGCTGTCTGTGATGATCATGGACATCGATCACTTCAAGCGGGTCAACGACAAATTCGGCCACTTGGCGGGAGACCAGGTGATCCAGCTCGTGGCGCGCGTGCTGCAGCAGCAGTCACGCGGCAAGGACGTAGTCTCGCGCTACGGTGGTGAGGAGTTCGTGCTGGTGCTGCCGGACACGCTTCCGCACGAGGCCCTGATCGCCGCACAGCGCATGTGCCGGGCGATCCGCAACACACCACTCGTACTGCCGTCCGGGGAAAAACTGAACGTCACCGTGAGTGTGGGTATCTTCTCGGACGTGCCGGTGCTTGGAGCACACTGGGAGCCCATGGTGGAAGCCGCTGATGCGGCGATGTACCGCGCCAAACGCAGCGGCCGCGATCGAGTGGTGATCTCGGCATCCTCCAAAGGTGCCACGCCTGCGCTGGTGGCCGTGGCCTGA
- a CDS encoding GGDEF domain-containing protein: MHALTPDFLTAFGMTALAAWTVSWVMWILGRQYWRQGMSQAVLSTVLLGFAYIFFALQSKLGMIELQVTSKTLITAATAAFTIALQRFRQSTDWKRDSITIIAPLLASSILAIISLSADTGMFNRTQTVVTVLQTAYALSVLFRMRANTPGLGWVLVTVATCVQIVSLVPLVFSSHRPSPSFGNDAPIGALLAMWGVSLMLFLNLVVTFIGFLIMLRDRQTALERHKALLDPLTQLPNRAALVRDMTKALDAAARSERPLSVMIMDIDHFKRFNDKFGHLAGDQVIQLVARILQQQSRERDVVSRYGGEEFVLVLPNTDPHEAQNMAIRLCNAIRNTPLKLASGKELHITVSVGVHAGVPPQGVGWEPLIEAADAAMYHAKRKGRDRVEISVTP, encoded by the coding sequence ATGCACGCACTCACGCCAGACTTCCTCACCGCATTCGGAATGACGGCTCTCGCCGCTTGGACCGTGTCGTGGGTGATGTGGATTCTGGGCCGCCAATACTGGCGCCAGGGAATGTCTCAAGCGGTCTTGAGTACGGTGCTGCTCGGCTTCGCGTACATCTTCTTTGCGCTGCAAAGCAAACTGGGGATGATCGAGCTGCAAGTCACATCCAAGACCCTCATCACTGCGGCGACTGCCGCATTCACTATCGCACTTCAGCGCTTTCGGCAGAGCACGGACTGGAAGCGCGACAGCATCACCATCATCGCGCCACTGCTTGCGTCGTCCATTCTTGCCATCATCTCGCTGTCCGCCGATACGGGCATGTTCAATCGCACCCAGACCGTCGTCACCGTGCTGCAGACTGCCTATGCGCTGAGTGTGCTGTTTCGCATGCGCGCCAACACGCCCGGCCTCGGCTGGGTGTTGGTGACTGTGGCGACCTGCGTGCAGATCGTGTCGCTTGTGCCACTGGTGTTTTCCAGCCATCGGCCTTCGCCCTCGTTCGGCAACGATGCTCCCATCGGAGCTTTGCTCGCGATGTGGGGCGTGAGCCTGATGCTATTTCTCAATTTGGTCGTCACTTTCATCGGCTTTCTGATCATGCTGCGCGACCGGCAAACGGCGCTCGAGCGTCACAAGGCACTGCTCGATCCGCTCACCCAACTGCCCAACCGTGCTGCGCTGGTGCGCGACATGACCAAGGCTCTGGACGCCGCTGCGCGCAGCGAGAGGCCACTGTCGGTGATGATCATGGACATCGATCACTTCAAGCGCTTCAACGACAAGTTCGGACACCTCGCGGGCGATCAGGTCATCCAGCTCGTCGCACGCATCCTGCAGCAGCAATCGCGCGAGCGTGACGTGGTCTCACGCTACGGTGGTGAGGAGTTCGTGCTGGTGCTGCCCAACACCGATCCCCACGAGGCCCAAAACATGGCGATTCGCCTGTGCAATGCCATCCGCAACACGCCGCTCAAACTGGCCTCGGGCAAGGAGCTGCATATCACCGTGAGCGTCGGCGTGCATGCGGGCGTGCCGCCGCAGGGCGTCGGCTGGGAACCACTGATCGAGGCCGCCGACGCCGCCATGTACCACGCCAAGCGCAAGGGCCGAGACCGCGTGGAGATCTCCGTCACCCCATAG
- the nhaA gene encoding Na+/H+ antiporter NhaA: MTQHFSRGPAASRAPVFLSVTDRIAAQLARIMHSDAAGGVVLLVAAAAALLWANSPTQDSYHALWHADFGIALGSLQFSQSLHFWVNDVLMTVFFLIVGMEIRRELHNGALADPRQALLPMLAALGGVAVPALLYLALVPAGSFSNGWAIPTATDIAFAVGVLALLGHGLPPALRVFLLTLAIIDDLVAVLIIALFYSGGLQWSMLLFAAVGLLGVYGLQALGIRRAWSYVLPGALLWWGIWQTGAHPTLAGVLLGLITPVHMLAGRESAAPVERVAASLHPWVTFGIMPLFALANAGVTLQGGAVDAASSASQPLMLAVALALLLGKPIGVLLVSWLAVRLRLCALPAGMGWAHLLLAGLLAGIGFTMSIFIGTLAFSDAALLNKAKLGVLLGSAGAAIAGLLWGFHLKRKAPISEPHSDNASQELRKDPVTP, from the coding sequence ATGACCCAGCATTTCTCTCGCGGGCCTGCGGCTTCGCGCGCGCCCGTCTTTCTCTCCGTCACCGACCGCATCGCGGCACAACTCGCCCGCATCATGCATTCCGACGCCGCTGGCGGCGTAGTGCTGCTTGTGGCCGCTGCGGCAGCACTCCTCTGGGCGAACTCGCCCACCCAGGATTCTTACCACGCGCTCTGGCATGCGGACTTCGGCATCGCTCTCGGCAGTCTGCAGTTCTCCCAGAGCCTGCACTTCTGGGTCAACGACGTGCTGATGACGGTGTTCTTTCTCATCGTCGGCATGGAAATCCGGCGCGAACTGCACAACGGCGCGCTCGCCGATCCCCGCCAGGCGCTGCTGCCCATGCTCGCCGCGCTCGGCGGTGTGGCCGTGCCGGCGCTGCTCTATCTGGCCCTCGTGCCTGCGGGCAGTTTCAGCAACGGCTGGGCCATTCCTACCGCCACCGACATTGCCTTCGCGGTCGGCGTGCTGGCACTGCTCGGACACGGCCTGCCGCCCGCGCTGCGCGTGTTTCTGCTGACGCTTGCCATCATCGACGACCTCGTCGCCGTGCTCATCATCGCGCTGTTCTATTCGGGCGGTCTGCAGTGGAGCATGCTGCTGTTCGCAGCCGTCGGTCTGCTTGGGGTCTATGGACTGCAAGCGCTGGGAATTCGCCGCGCGTGGAGCTATGTGCTGCCCGGCGCATTGCTCTGGTGGGGCATCTGGCAGACGGGGGCCCACCCGACGCTTGCGGGCGTGCTGCTCGGCCTCATCACGCCGGTGCATATGCTTGCAGGGCGCGAAAGCGCTGCGCCCGTCGAGCGCGTGGCCGCGTCGCTGCATCCGTGGGTGACGTTCGGGATCATGCCGCTGTTCGCGCTGGCCAATGCGGGGGTAACGCTGCAGGGCGGTGCGGTGGATGCAGCATCCTCCGCCAGCCAGCCCCTGATGCTCGCGGTGGCGCTCGCACTGCTGCTGGGCAAGCCCATCGGCGTGCTGCTGGTGAGCTGGCTTGCCGTGCGCCTGCGGTTGTGTGCGCTGCCTGCGGGCATGGGCTGGGCGCATCTGCTGCTGGCGGGGCTACTCGCAGGCATCGGCTTCACCATGTCGATCTTCATCGGCACGCTCGCCTTCAGCGACGCGGCCCTGCTGAACAAAGCCAAACTCGGTGTGCTGCTCGGCTCGGCCGGTGCGGCCATTGCAGGCCTGCTCTGGGGTTTTCACTTGAAGCGCAAAGCGCCAATCTCCGAGCCGCACTCTGACAATGCTTCACAGGAGTTGCGCAAAGACCCCGTGACGCCCTAG